A DNA window from Trichomycterus rosablanca isolate fTriRos1 chromosome 9, fTriRos1.hap1, whole genome shotgun sequence contains the following coding sequences:
- the calm1b gene encoding calmodulin-1b yields the protein MADQLTEEQIAEFKEAFSLFDKDGDGTITTKELGTVMRSLGQNPTEAELQDMINEVDADGNGTIDFPEFLTMMARKMKDTDSEEEIREAFRVFDKDGNGYISAAELRHVMTNLGEKLTDEEVDEMIREADIDGDGQVNYEEFVQMMTAK from the exons ATG gccGATCAGCTCACAGAGGAACAAATCGCAG AGTTTAAAGAGGCCTTCTCTCTGTTCGATAAGGATGGAGACGGTACCATCACCACAAAAGAACTGGGAACAGTGATGCGCTCACTGGGACAGAATCCCACCGAGGCTGAGCTGCAGGACATGATCAACGAGGTCGACGCTGACG GTAACGGCACCATCGACTTCCCCGAGTTCCTGACCATGATGGCCAGAAAGATGAAGGACACGGACAGCGAGGAGGAAATCCGAGAGGCCTTCAGGGTGTTCGATAAG GACGGCAACGGCTACATTAGCGCCGCAGAACTGCGCCACGTGATGACGAACCTGGGCGAGAAGCTCACGGACGAGGAAGTGGACGAGATGATCAGAGAAGCCGACATCGACGGAGACGGTCAGGTCAACTATGAAG AATTTGTTCAGATGATGACGGCGAAGTGA
- the nfkbiaa gene encoding nuclear factor of kappa light polypeptide gene enhancer in B-cells inhibitor, alpha a — MELHNGHRMDYFGEMESKNLKQQLEERLDSGLDSLAEEEYQRIVEDMASLVLPSCGNQKTLVSEFQPWKHEVTEDGDTYLHLAIIHEAQHEALQIIKQCENDPFLNKHNHQRQTALHLAVITEQSLMVEKLLKAGCDPRLVDQYGNTALHIACRRGSLTCFSVLTQINTQHLRTILSTPNYSGHTCLHIAAIHGYLSLVESLVQLGANINAKEQCSGRTSLHLAVDLQNPALVQQLISLGADVHSLTYGGHVPYHLTFGRHNGDIERQLYERTAAELRELPESESESEEELMSEDECMYDDIQFMGI, encoded by the exons ATGGAGCTCCACAACGGACACCGAATGGACTATTTTGGCGAAATGGAATCGAAGAACCTGAAGCAGCAGCTGGAGGAGCGACTGGACAGCGGACTGGACTCCCTAGCGGAGGAGGAATACCAGAGGATCGTAGAGGACATGGCCAGTCTGGTGTTGCCTTCCTGTGGAAACCAGAAGACTCTTGTGAGCGAGTTCCAGCCCTGGAAGCACGAAGTGACCGAGGATGGAGACAC GTACCTGCACCTCGCCATCATCCACGAGGCCCAACACGAAGCTCTGCAGATCATAAAGCAGTGCGAGAACGATCCCTTCCTCAACAAGCACAACCATCAGAGACAG ACGGCGCTGCACCTGGCCGTCATCACCGAGCAGTCCCTCATGGTGGAGAAGCTGCTGAAGGCCGGCTGTGACCCGCGGCTAGTGGATCAGTACGGCAACACGGCGCTTCATATCGCCTGCAGACGAGGGTCGCTGACCTGCTTCTCCGTGCTGACGCAAATCAACACGCAGCACCTGCGCACCATCCTGTCCACCCCCAACTACAGCG GACACACGTGTTTGCACATAGCCGCGATCCACGGCTACCTGTCGCTAGTCGAGAGCCTGGTGCAACTCGGAGCCAATATCAACGCCAAG GAGCAGTGCAGCGGGCGCACCTCCCTCCACCTGGCCGTGGACCTCCAGAACCCGGCGCTGGTGCAGCAGCTCATTTCTCTGGGTGCCGACGTCCACAGCCTGACGTACGGCGGCCACGTGCCGTACCACCTGACCTTCGGCCGACACAACGGCGACATCGAGCGGCAGCTGTACGAGCGCACGGCGGCCGAGCTGCGAGAGCTCCCCGAGTCCGAGAGCGAGAGCGAGGAGGAGCTCATGTCCGAGGACGAGTGT ATGTACGACGACATTCAGTTTATGGGGATTTAA